GATTTAGTCAGCATCAGCTGTTATCGCTAGAGGAGAGTTACATGCGCAGAATTTTGACCGTTCTTGGTGCGACGGTAGTTGGCCTTATTGGCATCCTTACTCTGTATCCACGGTCTAAGACCCAGTTGGGTTCCACCGCATCCAACAAGACCCATTCGAGCTCGAAGGTGTCTAAATCCAAGAGTTCGACTCCAGCGGCCGTGCCATTGCCGGTCGGGCCGACCTCGGTTACGGGGCCGGTTACGAACTATGGTTACGGGGACATCGCGGTGACCGTCGACGTGAAGGCCCACAAGATCGTCCAGGTATCGATTGCGAAGTTCCAGGCGCTTGACCAGTACTCGGTCCAGATCGAGCAAGCTGCAGTTCCGTTGCTCCAGACCGAGGTGCTCAAAGCTCAGGGGCTTCCGATCTCGATAATCACGGGGGCCACCTATACGAGCCAGGGTTTTGCCTACTCGCTTCAGGGTGCGCTTAATAAGCTAAAAGGGAAATGATGCTCGCTGAGATCGCTACCATGGGCACGGTTTTTACGCTGTCGATTGGAGAGGGAGATCAGATCGATGGCGGGTGGGATCGTATGGTTGATAGGGCGACAGACGA
The DNA window shown above is from Ferrimicrobium acidiphilum DSM 19497 and carries:
- a CDS encoding FMN-binding protein, translating into MRRILTVLGATVVGLIGILTLYPRSKTQLGSTASNKTHSSSKVSKSKSSTPAAVPLPVGPTSVTGPVTNYGYGDIAVTVDVKAHKIVQVSIAKFQALDQYSVQIEQAAVPLLQTEVLKAQGLPISIITGATYTSQGFAYSLQGALNKLKGK